ATCACTTAGGGAAATATGAGCTTTAATTTCTGTAAAAGGAAACTTTTGCTTCACCCGATTGCACTGCTTTAAAAGAAAGTTATTGAGTCCCTTGAATATGTCTCTGCATACTATTAGCTAAAATTGGCTTACAAACCTGATCAACCTCCCTTTATTTTTCAGAACTTAACAACGTTCCGCCAGTACAGATTCCCCAGCATGGACTGACTGAAGAATAATATGTGGACAGCCAGAAAATTCATGCTCTGCAAATCGAACCAGCATGGATCATTTGACATGGATTCATTTGCCTTCAAAAACCTTATCTATACAtcacttctttttttcaattttaaacctCATCAATGTGGATGTTATTTGTacattttcttccgatttcaagTGATTATTTCCAAGTCCATTTTATCCATCAACCTTAATACCCATAGCATAACAATATCAACCATTCAATTCTGTTGACTTTCTTAGTATCACTGATTGAGTATCTTTTCCAGTAAATTATGAATGAAGAGGGTATTTTAACACCAGTTGAACTAGAGTTTGTGAACGGAGGCTTTACTGCGATTTGAATTGATCAGTGATACAGGTTGAAGAATTAATGAATTGACTACAATTGACATGTCATGCGAGTCACTCATTGCCTTGTATTTTTCAGCCTGagatgaaatttaaatttctctgtactgaaaaaagttcatctcaaactgaaaaaaaaggtaatgagaaacataaatatttttttgatagGACTCTAAAATAAACATTGGTTCAGTCTCTTCCAAATACAATGATACTCAACTAAAACCTAATACTTTGTCTCAGGCTGTGGTaagcaaatgtatgtaatcCCTTACCTTTCTAAAATTAACTAATTGTGAACATATTGTTTGCCAAGGCCTGAAACTGAAATGGTGCAACTCCTGAAAATGACCCTTTTCCCATTTTAATTGGTGTAATATTAATTTTAGTACTTTTTATTCTTCAGTGCAAGCTTTTGCaatcccccttccccccaaaaaattaaaaagacgaAATTTAACCCCTGTAATCATAATATATCTGGTTTGAATTTTGTAACTCAAACATGTtgaccattttatttttagataatatactgtaattcaggtaaatatAACCTAACCAATCAAGATTAATCTCAAAAGACTATATGACTAAAATATCTATTAACTCATCCTCCTAAAGAAAATCATCTAGatgaaaaatacactaaaatttcTTACCACTACAGTCATTAAGGCCCGAGTGGCATTGATGGAAACATGCATCTATGGCACTTTAAAAGTTTGTCCATAATGGCTGTTGTGACGGTCAACATGTTGAGAGACTCATCCTTAGCTTAGAAACCAATCTTGAAACAGCAATATCTCGAAACAGCCATATAGCAGCCGATTTTCATATAACTTGTCCTTTTTCACTGTCTGCGTGTATTACGGAATGACTTAATCAGCACATACAGTGAAAAAGACAAATTTCCTTGAAACAGGCTCCGATGGATGAAACAGAGTAATTGCAGACTAAATCTAGTTTATTGCGAAGAAgactttttaataaaaaaaactctcttCCTGAATTAAAATCTCTtctttttaagacattttttaagaaaatagacAGTTATATGAGAAATTGCCTGCTCCTGTCTTCCAaaggaattttttctttctataaaatttgtatttaagtGGCAAGTTTAGTGTGCAGGTGATCCTTTCTCAAATATTTATGAAATGACCtctcagaaaaaaagagaaaaaaaattataataatttaaGTAGGCTCTTTCAGAATACCtagcttttctttttaatattttatctttATGTAATCATTGTCAAAACAGACGAAATGTGAGTCCTATATTTTAATCATGTTCTAAAAAGTATAATACTCTAAAACTCATTATTTGGCAAATGTTGTGCTTCTAAATATGAGTGTTACCCACTTGAGTTGACAATTGTAAGAGGAAACCAGAGGGTGAGAAGTAGGAAAAACTTCTCTGCACTTGAATGAAACAAgctatttttattcattcagtTTATAAAAATAGTTTGAAAAGAGGGAAATATGCGTTCTTTTAGGATTGAATGAAAGCAATAGGAACTTACCTTGTTTCAGGTATCATTATCATATTGTAATGATGGATATTCTGTGCCATTTTGATGGTCCAGTATCAAGTAATGTGTCATCATAATTGAAAATGCTCAAGATTTCATTCAGtaattcattttcaaattgaacGCATACGCAGAGCACACTCATCTGCTCCTGTAATCCCTTCTACATCAAAAACTTGAATTATTCTGCCTTGAAGTTTTTCGTCTCGCTGGTTTCTACCTTAATCAAAATTAACATTGTATTTAAATGTTAACTCCTATGCAGAAAACCCCCTCTCCAAGACACATGATTGTTATCATTGTTGAAGCAGGGATCAAGATTTTAGTGATTATCCTTGGTGTGAGCAGTTTATAGCTTAAGGGTACAAAATGTGTAGAATTCCTTGtaagaaattacattgatcTGCACAACCTCTGAGCctctcatattttaaaatttgaactctCTATTGATCAGTCTGAATCAGTGTCTGTATCACAAATTGTAATTGCGTGGAATATCTGCAGTAACCATGGGCGTTGGATGAGCGTAGAAGTCCTTCCAAGTGAAGATATCGTAATTCAGCTACTCATTAGCAGCAGATTCCTGCAAAAAGTAGATTAAAGTTCAGAAAGGGTGCTTGAAAAAGTATCTGTCTTTTTGCTATAACTGTTTAATGGATAAAGGTAGAACTTGAATTTTGTTAATGTTTAAAAGTACACCAGGAAATACAGCAGAATACACAAGTCAATTTTAAGGAGCATTcatctttttgcgaaatagtAGACAGGAAATTTTTGCAAAGAGTTCCATATGAAAATGAGAAGAAGTAAAAGTGCAAAACCCACAATGACCAGCATCATTTGTTTAAACTTACCAAAACTTGCGTTCACTGATCTTATTTTGGGAATCTATCTATGATAGAGGAAAGTAATTAATCTGCACATTGGTGTTTTTGCATGTCTGCAGATTCACATTAATTAGAAGCACAAATGATTTAAGTGAATGAGCAGCTTGAAGTGCGACTGAAAATCCGTTTTTGATGGATGAAACCACTCTCTCTGCCACTGATATTcactctgaaatcaactctgtGCCTGTTCCTCAGACCATCAATTGAGCGCAAGTTTAAAGTAGAGCTAACTAACTTGACAGATACAGTCCTCTTGAAAGACCTAGATCTTTACAGTCAAAGTTTCTCTTCTTGCCCATTTTCGGACGGAACTTGTAAGAAATTGGTTTTCCTGTTTGCTTCTTAGCCCCTTATAaaatcttttcaaaaatgtggcatgaaatttttatgtACTTTTGAGTTAACTTTGAAGTGTAACCAAAATTAAAGCTCTATTTCTAGCCATTCAAAAGTTGTTGCAAAAAAAACGCTCTCTTTTTAAAGTGCCCATGTTTGTATGCCTGGCGTAATATCTCTAGTATGGTAAAGTTAAATGTGTAAGTAAGGAGTACTATATAAATAAtgatatcaatattttcccccaaaatgtgACTAATTTCATTCAAACTTGGTAATGTTCTATGTAATACGAGTGTAGCATATATTTCTGAAAGTGTCCGCATGTCCTTTTATTTATGATAACAAGAATAGTAAATCTGTCTTATCTTCTTTGGGGGAGGAACTAGGCAAATTATGCGATGTAGATtagtttttttgagaaaaaagaacaagaattttctcttttgaacttgtaaaatttcaataatttaagttttatgaatGAATCTATGACAACCCTGTTATGGACTCAGTTttgaaaacttggaaatttgcattttaggaAACTGTCCTTATTAAAATGGGGGCAAActgatttacttttttacttaacttttaaaactttctttCCATTAGGAATGAAAGACttgctttaaaaattaaaggagtAAATTTCTACAGATGTAAAGAATATCAACCTCCCTCATATTATGCATTATAAACAAGTTTATCAGAAGATTTGTGATCTTTTTTGAGCACCTCAGTGAATCAGACATTTTTACAGGCATGcaagaatgaaaaaagaagacatCTCCCACTGCTCAAGTGTCAAAGAATCAGCTTGtctagattttatttttcatggattcatctatttatttgtaaaaatcttCTCAAATCTTATAAGTTCATTGTAAatataaattgattttaataaGCTGTAAATAAGCTCCGAATGATTActcaaaattggtaaaaataagTTTTCATGTGTGTTTTCATTAGTTAGTAGGATATCCTGCCTCTTCCAGGATGCTGTAGGGTTTAATCATGCCTAGCAAATCACAAAACTTTCGTTAAACTGTACAGTTAGTCTGTAATtattgtaaataaattatttttcttgttgttCATTAGGGTTAcgttccattttttaaaagttagtaGCATTGTTTGAATCATAGTTTATGCTTGTATCTATGTAGATACGGAATCATCGTTTCCATATTTTTACTGACTTCTACGGCCGGCTTACAAggccattttttatttttttactaacAATTAGAGGttatattttcgattttttgaaaaaaggaattgAAGTTGTCTGTGGTTAGTTTGATAGTCTCTGCTTGTTAACTCTAAAGACAGCCTTGGAATCTGAGAAAATTCATGTGTCTCTAAAGGCAAATTTACTTAAGTTAGGATCTTTTTGCTCCACATGTTTTTAAATCAATAGCTTTgtacaaattatttttattcgcTTATAATTATTGTAACTCTTTTGTTTGTTTCATTCTTTTTAACATccttttcttctcaatttttaaaaaatgttcctaCTTTTAACAAATTTTGACGAGACATTATAATTCTTCCCCTCCCATACCCCCACCCCCCTGGACACTTTTTTCATCGCGTGACTATGAAAATATTCTGGTGTTCTctcagttcttttttttttctagatttatttctgtcttctttttttacctAAATTTATGGTTTACTCCCCCCTCTCTCTATGGCTTGTGCTGACTTTATAAACTCCAATCGTTCAGTgtaatccttttttttctctccttcaatAACTTGTACAAGATCATTTGCAGTAGttagtttttatttcaaaaatttctttccAATGTTTGTTTATTATTCTTGTCCTTGATTTGTTGCCTTGAAACTGCTTCCAATAAACTTTAGATGGAGCATCAAAGAATCCTTGAAAACATCCTTCAGttaattttttgcccccccccccccccccaaagtttAATCAAAAGTGTGTGTTCTATGATCTACAGAAGTCTTCAGAAATTTCAAATGCTGACGACCTAAATTTCTTGACTCCCATCTAATCCCTTGGGATGGAATTGATgttgagaaattttttctccTAACCAGGTGTTCTCTATAAGGCTCAGATTTTTTGCGCTTTTCCTCAGATCAAAATGTGCGATTCCTGATGCTAacaaataagtgtttttcttcatatttagCATAGATCTGGTCATTACTTACCAGAATATAAACCCATGGGCGGCCAGCCTTGATCAAAAGGTTTGGTTGGCATGTGGTGAGTCATCAAATACAAGTTGGTTGGACCAAGAGTTTTGGTCACCTTGAGCCAACAAATATGAAAGCTCATGCTTAAGCAGAGGAATAAGCATCACATGTTGtgtcaaattttgataaatctGCTTTATTATTTGACCAACTGTGTAAATTGCGAGAAGAGAAACCTGGAACTGGTGCAATCAGGAAACATTATTGCACTGATAAGCCTTGACATGCCTGCTTTTTCAATCCATCCCAAAGTTGCGCAAgaacttttttcttaaatgatAAATTATTTTGAGCTTCAAAGATCATTAACTAATAGAATATGACTTAGTTCTATTCCCTCTTCAGTTTGTCCTTCAGTTTTAATCAGATGAATGGATTACAGAacagattttgcaatttggacctatgaTTGCAGTAATGAAAGAAGTAATAGAAAAAAAGTGCAATTACATCTCTCTATGTACTTTCTAAAAATGATTCAGACTACCAGGATAATTGAAAAAGTGTTCCTTCAAGTATTCGTAATCAAAACAGATATGCGATTGAATTATGTCCCTAATCGCTTCTAATTTTGAAGCTCATtgttgagtattttttaaaatgactttAAGGTAATAGTATAATCATCCAAATTCTAAGGTAAATTTGTTTACCAACGAACACTTGATATTATAAGacaatttcatctgaaaggaTTTATGTTTGATCAATCATTTATTTCCTTACTTAATTTTCTCctacaagaaaaaacaaacaaaaacaactgCAATTTTAAACTGTATTCACTTTGTCTCATAATCTCATgtatacttattttttaatgtgCTCTTTGGTCAGTAATTAATGATTCTTATCTTCAATTTCTAATAGTTAGTATTCCTTTTCCTTTAATGAGTTCACCAATTATTGTTTTAAAAGATTAACATGCAGACAATTAGGTGATTCAATTTTAACCACATCATAGAATCATAATTTGTACCTATTCATTCactctcatttatttttgttgtaaaatagtAAGATTTTTCTTGATCAAGCACCTTGTTTTTAATTTGTAGTTTCTTCTTATTTCTTAAGTAAATGGTATATTtgtttattaattattattctaattttatgattaaatgttactttttgcaaaatgtgctTTTTCTACTCTCACACTCCCGCAATCTTCAATGCTGCCaagttttttggaaataactatgctttttttcaaaggagcaTTTCCAGCTTAAAAATTTTTACCGACATATTCAAAAGCTGCTCATAAATTAAGTTGTGCACCAGAGGAAAAGAAGGAGCAAAGGCTAGTTTCGTCCAACAAGATAAGTTGTAAGATGGAGAGGGATTTACCATTGGGTGATATCACatgattcaatattttttttgaaattttggcaaaaactgCTAATTTTAGTGTAAAAAAAGGGCTCTCTCTCATGAACTGCTCTGATTGAATTCACTCGAAGGTGAgtgaattcatcaaatttatgGGACTACAaataaatttcttaaaaaaaaaaaaaaaaaaaaaaaaaaaaaaaaaaaaaaaaaaaaacagaaaaaatgtggatcaatttgttttaatttttcattatcattagGTATGGTACATTACAAAAAACTACACATTTAAAACAGGGAATAGATAAAATTCTCAAAGTTAAGGAAAGGATCGTACATTCTTATTTTGATATCATCTTGGTACAGGACAGCTACGAGCTTATTACAATAAATAAGTAAGATTTTATTAGTACTGCTGCAATGGACAGTCACACAAAGTTAATGATGTGAGTAAATGGTATGACAAGTAAAGGATCCATTGCAGGTTGAAAGAAATTATTAAGACCAATTGATGGAACTACAGGAATTTCATGGTCAAATTTGGTtacaaatttgaataaaacaaattaatctCAGAAATTGGTAAAGAAAAACTCAAGAATTTTGCCAGAGTTCCCCGCAGCTGGGGCACTTCCTCATCCTTGCggccaatttttcaaagaacttTGAAAGACAGTGTTTATGTATGCGCTCATCACAACTTACACATCTAACACCTTTAATTGTGATGCTGTTGCATAATTTGCAAGAGTTTAACCTGTCACTAAAATTTACCTTCAAAAAGGTTGTGAACTCAGCTATGCAAAGAGGTGCCATGGCAATTTCATCAGTTATAGGGACTCTCATCAAATATTTTGTTTCTATTAGACGCTCAATTGTATTATCCGCGGCTAATCGAGAAATGCCACTCTCCACTCGGAAATCTTCAATAGCATCATCGCCAATAGTACCTGTATGGTTTTCTAGAATatgtaaaatcatttttttaaagaataccAATTCAGCGTCCTTCATTAAATTCAGCTGAAAACTTTCTTTCTTATAAGTACAGGGAACAATTGAGTAATAAATATTGTCAGTAATTTCACAGACTGTTTTGGCAATTTTCAAATCCACCTGTTTCTGAAGGTGCGTACTCATATGTACCAACGTTT
This window of the Bemisia tabaci chromosome 3, PGI_BMITA_v3 genome carries:
- the LOC109043399 gene encoding uncharacterized protein; protein product: MTQPSTNKFKMLDEMKYFVQILLARRQMTEDNAKTVFSKIVPQDYEFDQTLVHMSTHLQKQVDLKIAKTVCEITDNIYYSIVPCTYKKESFQLNLMKDAELVFFKKMILHILENHTGTIGDDAIEDFRVESGISRLAADNTIERLIETKYLMRVPITDEIAMAPLCIAEFTTFLKVNFSDRLNSCKLCNSITIKGVRCVSCDERIHKHCLSKFFEKLAARMRKCPSCGELWQNS